A segment of the Streptomyces sp. Tu 2975 genome:
TGCCGTGCCATACTTCGGCGCATGCCTACCGAGACCCCGAGGCCTCTCCGACGTCCGGCCCGCACGAGCCGAGCCTCGACGAGCAGATCGCCGCCTACCAGCGCGAATTCGGCGACCTCGACCCCCAGGTCGAGAAGGTGGTCTCCGCCCTCGGCCGGCTCAACCGCCGGATGAACGTCGCGTACGGACGTCAGGTCGCCGACCTCGGCATCAGCAACACCGAGTGGGAAGTCCTGAAGACGCTGGTGCTCTCGGGTTCCCCCTACCGGATGGGGCCCGGGGAGCTCGCCAAGCGTCTCGGGCTCACCCCCGCCGCGATGACGCACCGCATCGACCGCATGGCCGGCGAAGGCCTGGTCACCCGCGCCCGCGACGAGAACAACCGGGTGCGCGTGATCGTCGAACTGACGGACGAGGGCCGCGCCAAGTGGCTGGAGGCGATGCGCATGGCGACGAACTTCGAGGAGGACCTGCTCCAGGACCTCTCGGGTGACGAGCGGGCGGTCCTCGGCGAGCTGCTCATCCGCGTGCTGCGCAGGGTGGAACACGACCAGCCGGACGCCGGCGGGCGACTCACCGACCTGGACTAGGCGGGGTCGCGAGGCGGGGTTGACACGGCCCTCCGCGATCCGTAAGGTTCTTCGAGTTGTCACGGGGCCGGAACGGTTCTGCGACAGCCATCCCGCCGCGAACGCGGCAACCAAACTCTGCACGATCTCCTGACCGGGAAGAATTTCGGCATGCCGAAATTCATTTCGAAAGCTCGATTATGAGCAGCCCGGGAAATCCGCTAGAGTTTGAGCGTCGGAACGGCCCAACAGTCGTGAAGACAACTCCCGCTGACCGGGAATCAGGCCCGAAAGAGTCTGATAGAGTCGGAACCGCCGGAAGGCCGAAAAGCCGGAAAGCACACCGAGGAAATCGGATCGGAAAGATCTGATAGAGTCGGAAACGCAAGACCGAAGGGAAGCGCCCGGAGGAAAGCCCCAGAAAATGTTCTGCGGGTGAGTACAAAGGAAGCGTCCGTTCCTTGAGAACTCAACAGTGTGCCAAAAATCAACGCCAGATATGTTGATACCCCGTCCATCTTCGGATGGTCGAGGTTCCTTTGAAAAAGTCCATCCCGCTTGCGGGGTGGCAATCACAGCGAGGACGCTGTGAACGACCGGTCTTATTCCGACCGGTTGTTCCGCTCTTCGGATGTGCACCCGATCACGGGTAAACATTCATGGAGAGTTTGATCCTGGCTCAGGACGAACGCTGGCGGCGTGCTTAACACATGCAAGTCGAACGATGAACCTCCTTCGGGAGGGGATTAGTGGCGAACGGGTGAGTAACACGTGGGCAATCTGCCCTTCACTCTGGGACAAGCCCTGGAAACGGGGTCTAATACCGGATAACACTGCGGATCGCATGGTCTGCGGTTGAAAGCTCCGGCGGTGAAGGATGAGCCCGCGGCCTATCAGCTTGTTGGTGGGGTGATGGCCTACCAAGGCGACGACGGGTAGCCGGCCTGAGAGGGCGACCGGCCACACTGGGACTGAGACACGGCCCAGACTCCTACGGGAGGCAGCAGTGGGGAATATTGCACAATGGGCGAAAGCCTGATGCAGCGACGCCGCGTGAGGGATGACGGCCTTCGGGTTGTAAACCTCTTTCAGCAGGGAAGAAGCGAAAGTGACGGTACCTGCAGAAGAAGCGCCGGCTAACTACGTGCCAGCAGCCGCGGTAATACGTAGGGCGCAAGCGTTGTCCGGAATTATTGGGCGTAAAGAGCTCGTAGGCGGCTTGTCACGTCGGATGTGAAAGCCCGGGGCTTAACCCCGGGTCTGCATTCGATACGGGCAGGCTAGAGTGTGGTAGGGGAGATCGGAATTCCTGGTGTAGCGGTGAAATGCGCAGATATCAGGAGGAACACCGGTGGCGAAGGCGGATCTCTGGGCCATTACTGACGCTGAGGAGCGAAAGCGTGGGGAGCGAACAGGATTAGATACCCTGGTAGTCCACGCCGTAAACGTTGGGAACTAGGTGTTGGCGACATTCCACGTCGTCGGTGCCGCAGCTAACGCATTAAGTTCCCCGCCTGGGGAGTACGGCCGCAAGGCTAAAACTCAAAGGAATTGACGGGGGCCCGCACAAGCAGCGGAGCATGTGGCTTAATTCGACGCAACGCGAAGAACCTTACCAAGGCTTGACATATACCGGAAAGCATCAGAGATGGTGCCCCCCTTGTGGTCGGTATACAGGTGGTGCATGGCTGTCGTCAGCTCGTGTCGTGAGATGTTGGGTTAAGTCCCGCAACGAGCGCAACCCTTGTTCTGTGTTGCCAGCATGCCCTTCGGGGTGATGGGGACTCACAGGAGACTGCCGGGGTCAACTCGGAGGAAGGTGGGGACGACGTCAAGTCATCATGCCCCTTATGTCTTGGGCTGCACACGTGCTACAATGGCCGGTACAAAGAGCTGCGAAGCCGTGAGGCGGAGCGAATCTCAAAAAGCCGGTCTCAGTTCGGATTGGGGTCTGCAACTCGACCCCATGAAGTCGGAGTTGCTAGTAATCGCAGATCAGCATTGCTGCGGTGAATACGTTCCCGGGCCTTGTACACACCGCCCGTCACGTCACGAAAGTCGGTAACACCCGAAGCCGGTGGCCCAACCCCTTGTGGGAGGGAGCTGTCGAAGGTGGGACTGGCGATTGGGACGAAGTCGTAACAAGGTAGCCGTACCGGAAGGTGCGGCTGGATCACCTCCTTTCTAAGGAGCACATGGCCGACTGCGAGCGAATGACTCGCACGGTCGCTCATGGGTGGAACGTTGATTATTCGGCACAGTTGATGGATGAGTTCACCAGTACTGCTTCGGCGTGGAACGTGATCATCATCCGGAACTGTCCGGGCACACTGTTGGGTGTCTGAGGGTGCGAGCGTTGCTCGTCCTTCGGGATGCCGGCCCCAGTGAACTCGTCGCGTAGGTGACGGGGTGGTGGGTGGCTGGTCGTTGCTTGAGAACTACACAGTGGACGCGAGCATCTGTGGCCAAGTTTTTAAGGGCGCACGGTGGATGCCTTGGCACCAGGAACCGATGAAGGACGTGGGAGGCCACGATAGTCCCCGGGGAGCCGTCAACCAGGCTTTGATCCGGGGGTTTCCGAATGGGGAAACCCGGCAGTCGTCATGGACTGTCACCCATGCCTGAACACATAGGGCATGTGGAGGGAACGAGGGGAAGTGAAACATCTCAGTACCCTCAGGAAGAGAAAACAACCGTGATTCCGGGAGTAGTGGCGAGCGAAACCGGATGAGGCCAAACCTACGACGTGTGATACCCGGCAGGGGTTGCGTCGTGGGGGTTGTGGGATCTCTCTTTCATTGTCTGCCGGCAATGAGACGAGTCAGAAACCGTATGGATAGGCGAAGGACATG
Coding sequences within it:
- a CDS encoding MarR family transcriptional regulator, which codes for MAAYQREFGDLDPQVEKVVSALGRLNRRMNVAYGRQVADLGISNTEWEVLKTLVLSGSPYRMGPGELAKRLGLTPAAMTHRIDRMAGEGLVTRARDENNRVRVIVELTDEGRAKWLEAMRMATNFEEDLLQDLSGDERAVLGELLIRVLRRVEHDQPDAGGRLTDLD